GATCTCGAAGCCCGGGAGCATCAACCCGCACACGAAGTTCAAGGCGGAAGTGTACGTGCTGACGAAGGAAGAGGGCGGGCGGCACACGCCGTTTTTCAGCGGGTACCGGCCGCAGTTTTATTTTCGGACGACGGACGTGACGGGGGTGGCGCAGTTGCCGGAGGGAGTGGAGATGGTGATGCCGGGAGACAATTCGCAGTTGGAGATCGAGTTGATCAACCCGATAGCGATGGAGAAGGGGCTGCGGTTTGCGATCCGCGAAGGCGGGCGCACGGTCGGCGCCGGCACCGTCTCTGAAATCCTGGAGTAGCTTTGAAACAGGCTGCCGGAGCCGCTTTCGCGGCCCCGGCAGCCGTTCGTTGCGCCGATCATAAGATCGCGCTTTTAAGTTGAGGATTTATGCCGAGAGATAACATTACGTTGCAATGCACCGAGTGCAAGAATCGCAATTATGTAACGACCAAGAACAAGAAGAAGACGCCCGACCGTCTTGAGTTCAAGAAGTTTTGCAACAAGTGCCGTGTGCATCGCGCGCACAAAGAAACGAAGTGATTCGATTTTGGATTTTAGATTGCCGATTTTGGATTGGGGCGGCCTGTCCCAAAATCTAAAATCTAAAATCTAAAATCGGTTTAGGGGTATAGTGTTAGCGGCTAGCACGGCGGTCTCCAAAACCGTAAGGCCGGGTTCGAATCCTGGTACCCCTGTTCGTTAGTCGTAGAGGTGGTGCAATGACTCGAGTGACTGAGTTTCCAGATGATGATGAAAAGGCGTTGAGCCCGGCTGTGGAGCGCGACACGGGCAGCGAAGAGAGTGGCGAGCGCCCGGCGCGAAGGCCGAAGCTTTCGTTCGGCGGGCGCATCGGCGACTTCTATCAGAACGTCAAAACCGAGCTGCGCAAGACAAGCTGGCCGACGCGCAACGAAGTCTGGAGCACGACGGTTGTTGTCCTGGTGGCCATCTTCTTCTTCGGCTTTTACCTCTGGGGCGTTGACCGCCTCATTACCCTCGGCTTCGAGGCGCTCGAAAAAGTCTTTCGCTAGGCACGGACGTTATGCCCACAAACTGGTACATCATTCACACCTATTCGGGCTACGAGAAGAAAGTGCGCGAGTCGTTGCAATCGCGCATCCAGGCCTACGACATGGGCGATCAGATCCATCAGGTGCTGGTGCCCACTGAAACCGTTGTCGAGATGCGCGGCTCGAAGCGCGTCGAGACCTCGCGCATGATCTTTCCCGGCTATGTGCTGGTCGAGATCGAGACGGACGAGAATGCCGAAGTCAGCGAGAAGACCTGGCACTTGATTAAGTCAACGCCGAAGGTGACCGGCTTTGTCGGCGGCCAGAAACCGACGCCGCTCACGGCTGAAGAGGTTGACCAGATCGTGCATCACGTCACCGAGGCGGCAGAGAAGCCGAAACCGAAGCATACGTTTGCACACGGCGAGCATGTTCGCATCCTGTCGGGGCCGTTCAGCGGCTTTACAGGTCAGGTCGAAGAGATCAACCCTGACAAGGGCGTGCTCAAGGTGATGGTAACGATTTTCGGGCGCTCGACGCCCGTTGAATTGAACTTCCTCGACGTTGAGAAATTGACGTTCTCGGAAGAAGAATAACTTGAAACGATGGACGATGAATGATG
This DNA window, taken from Blastocatellia bacterium, encodes the following:
- the rpmG gene encoding 50S ribosomal protein L33, which translates into the protein MPRDNITLQCTECKNRNYVTTKNKKKTPDRLEFKKFCNKCRVHRAHKETK
- the tuf gene encoding elongation factor Tu (EF-Tu; promotes GTP-dependent binding of aminoacyl-tRNA to the A-site of ribosomes during protein biosynthesis; when the tRNA anticodon matches the mRNA codon, GTP hydrolysis results; the inactive EF-Tu-GDP leaves the ribosome and release of GDP is promoted by elongation factor Ts; many prokaryotes have two copies of the gene encoding EF-Tu); amino-acid sequence: ISKPGSINPHTKFKAEVYVLTKEEGGRHTPFFSGYRPQFYFRTTDVTGVAQLPEGVEMVMPGDNSQLEIELINPIAMEKGLRFAIREGGRTVGAGTVSEILE
- the secE gene encoding preprotein translocase subunit SecE, which translates into the protein MTRVTEFPDDDEKALSPAVERDTGSEESGERPARRPKLSFGGRIGDFYQNVKTELRKTSWPTRNEVWSTTVVVLVAIFFFGFYLWGVDRLITLGFEALEKVFR
- the nusG gene encoding transcription termination/antitermination protein NusG; this translates as MPTNWYIIHTYSGYEKKVRESLQSRIQAYDMGDQIHQVLVPTETVVEMRGSKRVETSRMIFPGYVLVEIETDENAEVSEKTWHLIKSTPKVTGFVGGQKPTPLTAEEVDQIVHHVTEAAEKPKPKHTFAHGEHVRILSGPFSGFTGQVEEINPDKGVLKVMVTIFGRSTPVELNFLDVEKLTFSEEE